CCGATCGGTCTTGGTGATCTGCTCGCCCAGTTTTGCATCCGCCACTGCCTGGCGCATTTTCTCTGCCAAATACGCAGCGGATGAAAGGTCATTTTCTGAAAAAACACAACAAAATTCTTCACCACCATAGCGCGCGACCAAATCGGTAGCGCGCCGGCATACTTTCGAAATGGTTTCAACAATGGCCTTTAAGCACTCATCGCCGGCTAAATGGCCATAACTATCGTTAAACGATTTAAACAGATCGACATCGACCATCGCAATTGAGATCGGTACCTGATTGCGCCGTGCGCGCAAAAACTCGCGTTCTAAATACTCATCTAAATGATACCGGTTCGATGCCCCGGTCAACCCGTCAACATTGACGATTCGGGCCAGCCGTTTGTTGCTGTCCGAAAGCTTTTGCCGCAAATTTGAGATACGCTGCATTGCATTCATTTTGGCGCTTAATATAACTTTATTAACCGGCTTAAACAGGTAATCATCACCACCGGCGTGAATACCGGCCACGAGGTCTTCATCATCGGTCAGACCGCTTAAAAAGATAATCGGCAGCCACTCATCTCCCAGAATGTCACGAATCTGTCGCGCGGCACCATATCCGTCAACGTTCGGCATGATAACATCTAAAATCAGCAGGTCAAACGATCGGTGGTGCTCAATAAAGACCTCAACCGCCTGTTGGCCGTCGGCAGCATCAACGACCTCGTGGCCGAGTTGTTTCAGATAAGACTTTAAAACAAAGCGGTCGCTGGATGTATCGTCAGCTATTAATATTTTCATGGTCAGGCTCCTATGGTTGGGGTTAACGCTTCACGAACACGATGAAACGCTTTCTGCATGGCGGCAATCTGCTCTGCCACATTGGCAAGCTTATCCTCTTTGGCGGCAAGCTCCATTGCTTTGGCCATTTCAGCAAGGCTTACGGCACCGGCATTGAGGCTGGATGATTTGATGCTGTGTGCCAGTCGCATAAGGGTTTTGGTATCGTCAGAAGTATCGGCCTGCATCATCTCTTTGAGCATTTTCTCAACGTCATCAAGATAGGTCTCTAAAAATTCACTATAATCGTCACCCAAATTCTCCTGCATCATGGCGACCTGTTCCCGGTCAATCACCATTTCTTTCCTTTCTGACGGTGCATCAGGCGCGGTGTCCGGTTCTGCAGGCGGTGTCTTCCCGGAAAAATAGTGTGTCAATACGGTAACAATGTCGTTGCGTTTAAACGGTTTTAATACAACCCCATCCATATCCGCATCTTCGATTTCCTGCTTTGTCTTAGCCACGACATCAGCAGTAAGGGCAATAATCGGGGTGTATTTTCCATTGGTTTTTTCATACGCCCGAATGGCGCGTGTGGCCTCAAAGCCGTCCATGGTCGGCATACGCAAATCCATAAAAATTAGATCAAAGGTTTCCTGTTTGTATAGCGCAAGAGCCTCCTGCCCATTATTGGCAACGGTCACATCCAGGCCGAGTTTATTCAGCAGTGTTCTTATGACAATCACATTGGCTGCCGTGTCTTCAACCACAAGAACGTGCCCGGAAAAAGACTGCTCGGTATCATGTGTTTCAACACGACGAAAGTTTTCCGCCAAAACATGGCGGGTAATAAATGGTGCGTCCGGTTTATCTTTAACGCCTAAGACTGTTGTCAAAAAATTGTAAAGCGTTTGCCGGTCAACCGGCTTGACAAGGTAACCGCCGGCCCCGGCATCATGCAGGACTTTTCCATCGCCGCGATGTCCCGAAGAGGTGACCACCACCACCGACGTTGAGATCACATCGTCACTGCTGATGATCTGGGTTAAGGTCTGGCCATCCATTTCCGGCATGTTCTGGTCGCTCAGTACGATATCAAACTGTTTACCCGCTTTGGCAGATTCACGCATGCGCGCCAGCGCTTGCGGCCCGCTGGAAACCACTTCAACGTTCATTCCGAAGGCTTCGAGCTGGCCTTTAAACACCGTGCGGTTAGGTTCATAATCATCCACAACCAGAATATGCACATCATCAAGCCTGGCATACTGCAGCGTTGTCGCTTTTTCTGCAATGCATAATGGGATGGTAAAGTAAAATGTGGAACCTGCGCCAACGTCACTGTCAATACCAATGCTGCCGCCAAACAGTTCAACCAGGCGCTTACTTATGGCCAGGCCCAGGCCGGAACCACCGTATTGGCGGGTGGTACTGCTGTCGGCCTGCACAAAGGTTTCAAACAACATCTCCTGCTGTTCTTTTGATATGCCTATACCGGTGTCTTCAATTTCAAAACGCAGCTGTTCCCCGCCGGCATCGCAAGTCTCGTTTTTCACCCGCAGCAACACATGCCCTTTATGGGTAAACTTGATTGCATTACCGACAAGGTTGGTTACCACCTGGCGAATGCGTCCCGGATCTCCGCTAATGTATTGCGGGCAGTCGGGTGAAAAATCAACGATCAGCTTGAGCCCTTTATCAGCGGCTTTACTGTCCAAGAGCCTGACAATATCATTGGCCATATGCTCCAGGTCAAAGTCAATGTTTTCAAGTTCAATACGGCCGGCTTCGACTTTAGAGAAATCGAGAATGTCGTTAATCAGTGCCAGCAGCGCAACGCTGGATGATTGAATCGTCTCTGCAAACTCACGCTGCTCATGGGTCAGTTCCGTATCTTGCAACAACAGGTCGGTCATACCTTGAATAGCATTCATGGGCGTACGGATTTCATGGCTCATGGTGGCCAAAAAAGCACTTTTTGCACGGGAGGCATCTTCGGCCCTGTCTTTGGCAATTTCAAGCTCATGTTCAATTCTTTTACGCTCGGTAAGATCCACAAAAGTTTCCATCAACAACTTCTCACCATTGATGTCGGTAATCGGTTGTACACTTTTTAAAATCGGTATCTGGGAACCATCGTTAAGCAGTAAACGTTTCTCAGAGTTATCAACGCGCTGGCCCAGGTCGTACACAGGGCATTTGCCGACTTGAGCCGGACATATAAACTGGTGGCATATCTTGCCGACGACATCGATTTCGCTGCGCTGCATCATGTTAAGCGCCGCTTTATTTGCATGGCGTATGATTTTATTGCTGTTGATCAGGGTGACCCCGAAGGGAATCGCCTCAAGCAGACGGTTGGTTGATTCAAGCGATTTGTTAATCATTCGGTAAATATAGAATGAGGCAAGGATGATCATCACTATCGAGAAGACAATGGTCCACTGCATTAGTAAAAGATCTTTTTTCACCGCGGCAACATGTTCGGCATTGGTCGTATCAATCATTGCCAGAGCCTGGTCCACCCCGTCTTTGTACTGCTCTTTTAAGCGGATGTACTCTTTGCTGAAAAGGATGGCTTGTGCTTTTTTAAACTGGTTCTCTTTGCTGTATTCAAATGAGGCCTCTTCCATTGCTATCAATTTTTGATTGGCATCATCAATGCGCTGCAAGGGCCCCGAAATGTCCTGAATTAGTTCAATCGTCTGGTTGATGGCATTGTCAAGCAGATCAACATGGTTGTTGTACCGCTCAATCCAAAAACTGCTGTCGCGTACGGCAGCCATCCGCGCAGACATGGTCAGAACTTCATCGTAGTACCTGATTTCTTTAGCCAGAATAGAGGATTGCCGAATATCATGAAAGGCCTGTTGACTTTTGCCGATATCTTGCATGGCAAAGATAGTCACAATAAAGCCGGATAATATCAACAGCGATAAGAGAAAAATTTTGGTTCTCATAGGGCTCCTATACTACTACGGTTTTTAGATTAAGAATAATTAAATCCATGAAATAAAGTGGAATATGATCATGTTACACAAGCCAATATAAGAAATCAAGAATCATTAAAATGCAGCAAAGCCCTCCCCCCGCAATAATGGTATCAAAGAAAACGGTCAATGATTTCAGAAAGGTGAGAAAGGCTCGGAGCTCTTGTTTTAAAAATATGACTTAACTTTTTATTATGTCTCAAATTCAGTCTATTGATGATAACGGGAGGGACACATGGAGACAGAGAATGACATAAAGTTACAGGCGATTGTCCTGTATCCACACGGCAAGTTCGCTTAACGCGACGGATTCCATCAAATACGGTTGCCGGTGTCTGATGGCCAGATCCTGAATCCGGTCCAGCAACACCCCAAGGGACCAGCCACTCACTGTCTTCCGGGATCCATCATATATGTCCGACACATATCCCCACATATGCTGAAGCGCGTTTTTTAATCCGCCCTGGGATGGCTGGGTTCGCAACGTTTCCACCAGCAGTCGGGCCAGGCCGCTGAAATCATCCCGGGGACCTATGCGAGCCACATCCGCCCCTATTTTCTTGTACAGGGGCACACTCCGGGCCATGACGGCATATTTGTGCTGACGCCACATCTGCTGGGCATTTTGGGGTAAAGGAATACGTCCCGGTTCCCTGTCCTGGTATTTTTGTCTCAGCAACTGGATTTGAACATAGGGTTCATCAATGTATGAGTCAGGCCACAGCCCATTATTTTTTCGGGTGCGCACAGGCGATTTGTCATTATATCCGCGCAACGTCATCTCTGCGGTCAACAACTGGTGGCGTTTGTTCAGCGCCCAACCCAAATTCATCCAGCGCAAGGTTTCCGGATGCCGGGCGTAGCCTTTTTTATGGTTGCTGAGAATGGAGACCATGCCGTGAAGCTCCCGGTGTTCGCCTAAGAGACTCTGGCGGTTCAGGTATCCTGGATGAAGATCCCAGATTCTCATATAACCTCCTCCACCGGGATTAAGGATTGTTCATCGATTTCAGCAACGAAATTTCCTCGGCCCATATGTCATTATCAGGTGTTTCCAGAATCATGGGAATATGTTCCAGGCGATTGTCCGCCATGATTTGCCGGAAAGCGGCAAGGCCAAGTTGTCCCTTGCCGATACTTTCATGCCGGTCCACCCTGGAATTAATCTGCTTTTTGGCATCGTTTAAGTGCATGCCTTTTAATCTGTCAAAGCCGATAATTGTGTCAAACAGGTCCCAGGTTTTTTCATAACCCTCCCGGGAAACCAAATCATAACCGGCAGCAAAGGCATGACAGGTGTCAATGCACACCCCAATGCGGGATTGATCGTCCACCCGGTCAATGATGGCTTTTATCTGTTCAAAGGCAAATCCCACATTGCTACCCTGACCTGCGGTGTTTTCAATGACGGCAACGACGTCCGGCACGTCTTGAAGGGCAAGGTTAATGGATTGGGCAATGGTTGTCAGGCAGTCATCCATGCTGACTTTCTTTAACGTGGAGCCTGGGTGGAAATTGAGCATGGCAATGCCAAGCTGATGACATCGCTGCATTTCATCTATGAACGCAAGTCTGGATTTCTCCAAGGCGGCTTGTTCAGGATGTCCCAGGTTGATCAGATAGGAGTCGTGGGCAAGAATCTGACCCGGTCCGAATCCCAAAGTTCTGCAGTTTGATTTAAACTGATTAATGTTTTGGTCTGATAAGGGTTTAGCCTGCCACTGCCGCTGATTCTTTGTAAACAGTGCAAAACAGGATGCGCCGATCTTTTTGGCATTGACCGGCGCGTTTTCAACGCCGCCTGCAGCACTTACATGGGCACCCAGATATTTCAATTCTGCCTCCTTTTTTAACACAGAATTCAAGGGTTGTTTTCAGGTGATATTTGCGGATCTGCCACAAGATTCCGTATCCATTTCTTTGAAAAAAAACGGGGCAGTCCTACCATAAGCTTAAACATTTCCTCCAGGGCAATCAAGGCCATGACACCATATACGGGCCAGTGAAAAATAAACGCGCCGAAAAAAGCCATGGGCACGCCAATACACCACACCCCACTCAAATCTATAAGAAATCCGAATTTTGTATCGCCCCCACCCCGGAACACCGAAACTATCGTTGTGAAATTGGTGGTCTTTGTCCAGAAGATAAGACCGGTTGTCAGCATCAGGTAATAAGCGTTATCATAGGCGGCCGTTGAAATATTGTAAAATCCCAGGATAAAATGCCGGCACAAAATGAGTACAAGCCCCGCACCAAGGGCCATGGGCAGTTGGGTCAAAAGCATGAATTTGCCGTAGGCGAATGCCCGTTCGTATCTTTTTGCCCCAATGCTGTTACCGATAAGAATAGAACCTGCATGAAAAATACCAAAAAAGGGAACAAATAAAAATTCTTCAAGGGTAGCCACGATATTGACCGCAGCAATCGCTTCAGTGCCCATGCGGGCGTAAACCAGTTTGTATATGCTCACGCCCGTGACCCAGAAAAATTCATTGAGGAACACAGGCCAGCACGTAGTAGTAACCCGCTTGACAAAGGCAAAATCAAAGGAAAACATTTTTTTTATTGGCGCAGCAAGCGGGTAAGGTTTCAGGTAGATGATCGCCGTCAACAGGCCGGTTTCAAGCAATTTTGCCGTGCAGGTGCCGATGGCCGCACCTTTAACGCCCATTGCGGGAAAGCCGAAGTTGCCGAAAATCAGGCAATAATTGAGTACAATATTGATAATCACGGCCACGAAGGAAGAGAGCAAAGGGACACCGGCAAATCCCATACTGCGCATATTGGTCATAAAAGAAAAGGTGACGCAAAAAGGAATAAAGGTAACACCCACAATACCAAGGTATTCTGCCCCAAGGCGGACAACGTCGGCATCACTAGAAAATAGTGCAATTACAGCTCCCGGACAACACAGCGCAGCACCGGCAAACACGAAACCGATGACAAATCCGACCAGAATCCCAAGGCCCGACAACTGGTGAATCCGTGAAAGATCCTTTTTGCCCCAATACTGGGCCGTGAATATGGCAACGCCGGAGTGCACACCGAACTGGATGACAAAAAAGATAAATACAAACTGATTGGCAATGCCCACGGCGGCCACGGCCGCATCATGAAGCCGACCGATCATGAGCATGTCTATGACGGCCATGGAGCTGGTCAAAAAAATTTGCAGGGAAATGGGGAGCGCCAGGCTGAGAAGCAGGCGCAAAAAAGTCTTGGGAACAATTACCTCAGACGGGTCTGTGACGTGCATATAAAAAGGCCTGCTTTCGGTTAAAATGCAAAACCCTATATCAGCAGGGGTAGCAGGTCAAGGCTATTTCCGGACACTACATACATGCCGATAGAACATCCCGCATCTGTTGTGCTGATAATTGAATGGGGAAATTTTTATTGGCCGATGCATTAACCACGCTATCAAAATCTTGTTCCGTCAGCCCGTACTCACTTAGCTTGGGTAATTGGTCAGCCCAGGCATTCATGTAGTCCAAGGCAACCTGAAAATCATCGGGCTGGGGAACTGCGTCAATTCCCCTGGAAAGCCAGGCCCCCACTTCATCCAGGGCCTCCACCCGCATATCTTCGGTCAGTATCGTGAAAACCCGGGGCAGAAGGCTGCCGCATGCCACACCATGGGGTACACAGGTAAATGCGCCAAGGGGCCCCGCAATGCCGTGCACTGTGCCAAGACCTGCATTGGCAAGGGTAACCCCGGACAAATATGCGGCCATGGCCAGATCCCATCGCAAAGACAATTCCACGCGACTTTGGTACAGATTATCCGAAAAGAGCCGCGATCCCCGGGCAAACAGGCGAAGGCCCTGTCGGCTCAATGCCTGGGTGAGCGGTGTAGCGTTTGTGGAAACACAAGATTCCAAAAGCTGGCTGAACGCATCCAGGGCACAGGCAAGGGTTGTTTCAGGCGGACATCCCATTGCCAGTTCCGGATCAATAATAGCTGTTGAGGGAATAAAGGCATCGTGACGGAAAGATTTTTTAAAGCCGTCCGGACCGGGGCGGCTGAGCACGGCATTTTTAGTGGCTTCGCTGCCGGTGCCGGCTGTTGTAGGCACAGCAATGAACGGGACGGTTTTCCCTTCAGGTTCTTTCGTACCCACACCCTCCAGATAATCCTGGACGGAACCTTCCTGGCAAAGCATGGACGCAACCGCCTTGCCTGCATCCAGAACAGATCCGCCGCCGATTCCCACCACGCAACCTGTGTTAAACGTGTCCGCCTGTTCGGTCAGATCATCAACGATATCCGGACCGGGCTCCCCATGAACGGTCTGCCTCTGAAACTTGCATCCGGCCACCCTCAATTGAGATTCAAGTGTTTGCCAGGCAGTAGTATCTGCAAAATGACGCCCTGTGATAAAAAAGACCGGTGTGGAGAAATCAAGCAGCCCGGAAAGTCTGTTGATCTCACGGGGACCAGAATAGAGAACGGGATTGGTGAGATGCTTAAATGTTTTCATGATTCGACCTTTTTAAGATTATTGTATCTGTCATTTTTAATTTGAATTATGTCACTTTCAGTGGTATTAATTCCAGCTTTAATCAACAAAAAAACGGACGGATAATCTGCCCGGCTTAAACAACAGGATAATTCTATATGAAAGTCTCAATCAATTGTAACATTACTTTCATTCTTTGTCGTGAGTTAAGTCCGGGTGTCGATAGACTAGATCAACCCATGGATGTTATTTAAATCATAATTCGCCTTTTACCCTGCCGGCAGTCCACAGACCAAACCTTAAAGCCTTATTGATGCCCAGTTAACACCTGGGATTGCCTGATGAAATAATGTGTTACCGACAGAGCAAGGTTTCAGACAGGTATTGGAGTATGAAACAAAACATATTAAATCAGAGTGCAATGTTTATCGTCGGCTTATTCATCATGGCCGCTGGTGTTGTTTTATCGGTCAAAGCAGATCTTGGCGTCTCGCCTATTTCCTGTGTACCCTATATTTACAGCTTAACCTTTCCCCTGACCCTGGGTCAGACCACTATTATTCTCAATGTGCTGCTCATTTTTCTTCAGATGCTGTTGCTTGGCAAACGATACAAAATTTTCCAACTGGTTCAATTCCCTGTGGTTTTTCTCTTTGGTTTTTTCATTGATCTGATCATGAAATATTCCGACTGGGTGACGCCTGTCAACTATTTTGAACAGGCAGTTCTATGCCTGTTAAGCTGTGTGATCCTTGGTATTGGCGTATTTTTTGAAGTTAAGGCCGCACTCACCTATCTGCCCGGTGAGGGGCTGGCCATGGCCCTGACCCAAACCTTTGGCGTGGAATTTGGAAAAACCAAAATCGGTACGGATTCCTCTCTGGTCGTCATTGGCGTTGTCAGCTCTCTGTTTTTTCTGGGTGCGCTGGAAGGTATCAGGGAAGGCACTGTAGTGGCGGCTGTGCTGGTCGGTTATATTGTCAGATTTCTGCACACCAGATTTTTTCTGTTGGCGCAATGGCTCAAAGGCCGAAATAAAAAATAGCCCCGTTATTTTACTGTATTTTTATCCGTCGCCTTCACTGTGACCCAGAAAGTATATTTCAGGCCGCCAAAAGCGGCCTGAACACATTGACATATGATACCTAATCGATAAATTTAATATCGATCTCTTCTGTGCCTTCTTTTTGTGTCATCTCAAACTTCCCGCTTGGGGTGATGGTAAATTCCCTTTGCAATGCGGCATTCTTTAATTGTGCTTCAAGTTTTTCGGCAGCATCTTCTTCACAATCCACATTGAAATACAACTTTAAATTTTTGGAGTTATCATCATCAAACTGGATCATAAAGGGGTTATGCTGAACAAAAACCAGATCATCATAGTTATATGTCAGTTCAAGCCCGGTATCCTCAATAATTTCCTTTGCGATGCCTAGTGGTCTTAATTCCATAATGTATTGAACCCTTTTCGATTATTTTTATGCTTCTTAATCCAAAGACAGCAGTTAAAATGATAGCATACCCCGGCAGTTCTATCATTAAAAAGTTGCCGGGAAAGAACCCTAAAAATGATTGACCTTGCGATCAAACAAGTTTAGGGTACGCATTAACAACATGTTGTCAAATCTTTAGCAAACGGAACACGGTGAAAATCCGTGACGGTCCCGCCGCTGTATTGGGGTGTATCTCCCCCTGTCGTGCCACTGGAAAAATTTCTGGGAAGGCCTGGGGGAAAAAATCCAAGCCCCTGAGTCAGAAGACGTGCTTTAAGGTTTTTGTCATGCAGGACACGATGGTAAAGGGTTTTGCAGGAAAATATTCCTGCATGCCAAAATATCATCAATGGCTGCAGGACAGATCAATGAGGTATAATAATGTCCCTGCTTGAACAAACCATTTCGGCCATCAAACCCGAACTGAATCAAAAGGCGCTTTCAAACGCCAAACAACGGCTTCTGGACCAGGCAAAACCCCCGGGAAGCTTAGGAATTTTGGAAGATGTCGGTGCCCGCCTGGCTGCCATCAAAGGCACCATTGACGTCCATTTAACCAACAAATATATCATTACCTGTGCCGGCGACCATGGTGTGGTCGAAGAAGGGGTCAGTGCCTTCCCCGCAGAAGTCACTCCCCAGATGGTGTTCAATTTCGTTGGGGGCGGTGCATCCGTCAACGTCATGGGCAAACATGCCGGAGCCCAGGTGAAAGCTGCGGACATCGGCGTAAATTACGACTTTGACCCGGAACTTCCCATTTTTCATAAGAAAGTAAGGCACGGCACCGACAATTTTACCAGAGGCCCTGCCATGACCCGGGAAGAGGCGATTAAATCCATTGAGGCCGGCATTGAAATCGTCAATGAACTGCATGCCCAAACCCCTGTG
This window of the uncultured Desulfobacter sp. genome carries:
- a CDS encoding diguanylate cyclase, whose amino-acid sequence is MKILIADDTSSDRFVLKSYLKQLGHEVVDAADGQQAVEVFIEHHRSFDLLILDVIMPNVDGYGAARQIRDILGDEWLPIIFLSGLTDDEDLVAGIHAGGDDYLFKPVNKVILSAKMNAMQRISNLRQKLSDSNKRLARIVNVDGLTGASNRYHLDEYLEREFLRARRNQVPISIAMVDVDLFKSFNDSYGHLAGDECLKAIVETISKVCRRATDLVARYGGEEFCCVFSENDLSSAAYLAEKMRQAVADAKLGEQITKTDRVITISIGVASMIPQLNDSVLDLVHRADQALYKAKENGRNQVQTAPEK
- a CDS encoding response regulator, coding for MRTKIFLLSLLILSGFIVTIFAMQDIGKSQQAFHDIRQSSILAKEIRYYDEVLTMSARMAAVRDSSFWIERYNNHVDLLDNAINQTIELIQDISGPLQRIDDANQKLIAMEEASFEYSKENQFKKAQAILFSKEYIRLKEQYKDGVDQALAMIDTTNAEHVAAVKKDLLLMQWTIVFSIVMIILASFYIYRMINKSLESTNRLLEAIPFGVTLINSNKIIRHANKAALNMMQRSEIDVVGKICHQFICPAQVGKCPVYDLGQRVDNSEKRLLLNDGSQIPILKSVQPITDINGEKLLMETFVDLTERKRIEHELEIAKDRAEDASRAKSAFLATMSHEIRTPMNAIQGMTDLLLQDTELTHEQREFAETIQSSSVALLALINDILDFSKVEAGRIELENIDFDLEHMANDIVRLLDSKAADKGLKLIVDFSPDCPQYISGDPGRIRQVVTNLVGNAIKFTHKGHVLLRVKNETCDAGGEQLRFEIEDTGIGISKEQQEMLFETFVQADSSTTRQYGGSGLGLAISKRLVELFGGSIGIDSDVGAGSTFYFTIPLCIAEKATTLQYARLDDVHILVVDDYEPNRTVFKGQLEAFGMNVEVVSSGPQALARMRESAKAGKQFDIVLSDQNMPEMDGQTLTQIISSDDVISTSVVVVTSSGHRGDGKVLHDAGAGGYLVKPVDRQTLYNFLTTVLGVKDKPDAPFITRHVLAENFRRVETHDTEQSFSGHVLVVEDTAANVIVIRTLLNKLGLDVTVANNGQEALALYKQETFDLIFMDLRMPTMDGFEATRAIRAYEKTNGKYTPIIALTADVVAKTKQEIEDADMDGVVLKPFKRNDIVTVLTHYFSGKTPPAEPDTAPDAPSERKEMVIDREQVAMMQENLGDDYSEFLETYLDDVEKMLKEMMQADTSDDTKTLMRLAHSIKSSSLNAGAVSLAEMAKAMELAAKEDKLANVAEQIAAMQKAFHRVREALTPTIGA
- a CDS encoding DUF1722 domain-containing protein gives rise to the protein MRIWDLHPGYLNRQSLLGEHRELHGMVSILSNHKKGYARHPETLRWMNLGWALNKRHQLLTAEMTLRGYNDKSPVRTRKNNGLWPDSYIDEPYVQIQLLRQKYQDREPGRIPLPQNAQQMWRQHKYAVMARSVPLYKKIGADVARIGPRDDFSGLARLLVETLRTQPSQGGLKNALQHMWGYVSDIYDGSRKTVSGWSLGVLLDRIQDLAIRHRQPYLMESVALSELAVWIQDNRL
- the nfo gene encoding deoxyribonuclease IV, coding for MKYLGAHVSAAGGVENAPVNAKKIGASCFALFTKNQRQWQAKPLSDQNINQFKSNCRTLGFGPGQILAHDSYLINLGHPEQAALEKSRLAFIDEMQRCHQLGIAMLNFHPGSTLKKVSMDDCLTTIAQSINLALQDVPDVVAVIENTAGQGSNVGFAFEQIKAIIDRVDDQSRIGVCIDTCHAFAAGYDLVSREGYEKTWDLFDTIIGFDRLKGMHLNDAKKQINSRVDRHESIGKGQLGLAAFRQIMADNRLEHIPMILETPDNDIWAEEISLLKSMNNP
- a CDS encoding MATE family efflux transporter, which translates into the protein MHVTDPSEVIVPKTFLRLLLSLALPISLQIFLTSSMAVIDMLMIGRLHDAAVAAVGIANQFVFIFFVIQFGVHSGVAIFTAQYWGKKDLSRIHQLSGLGILVGFVIGFVFAGAALCCPGAVIALFSSDADVVRLGAEYLGIVGVTFIPFCVTFSFMTNMRSMGFAGVPLLSSFVAVIINIVLNYCLIFGNFGFPAMGVKGAAIGTCTAKLLETGLLTAIIYLKPYPLAAPIKKMFSFDFAFVKRVTTTCWPVFLNEFFWVTGVSIYKLVYARMGTEAIAAVNIVATLEEFLFVPFFGIFHAGSILIGNSIGAKRYERAFAYGKFMLLTQLPMALGAGLVLILCRHFILGFYNISTAAYDNAYYLMLTTGLIFWTKTTNFTTIVSVFRGGGDTKFGFLIDLSGVWCIGVPMAFFGAFIFHWPVYGVMALIALEEMFKLMVGLPRFFSKKWIRNLVADPQISPENNP
- a CDS encoding iron-containing alcohol dehydrogenase, with the protein product MKTFKHLTNPVLYSGPREINRLSGLLDFSTPVFFITGRHFADTTAWQTLESQLRVAGCKFQRQTVHGEPGPDIVDDLTEQADTFNTGCVVGIGGGSVLDAGKAVASMLCQEGSVQDYLEGVGTKEPEGKTVPFIAVPTTAGTGSEATKNAVLSRPGPDGFKKSFRHDAFIPSTAIIDPELAMGCPPETTLACALDAFSQLLESCVSTNATPLTQALSRQGLRLFARGSRLFSDNLYQSRVELSLRWDLAMAAYLSGVTLANAGLGTVHGIAGPLGAFTCVPHGVACGSLLPRVFTILTEDMRVEALDEVGAWLSRGIDAVPQPDDFQVALDYMNAWADQLPKLSEYGLTEQDFDSVVNASANKNFPIQLSAQQMRDVLSACM
- a CDS encoding DUF6198 family protein — translated: MKQNILNQSAMFIVGLFIMAAGVVLSVKADLGVSPISCVPYIYSLTFPLTLGQTTIILNVLLIFLQMLLLGKRYKIFQLVQFPVVFLFGFFIDLIMKYSDWVTPVNYFEQAVLCLLSCVILGIGVFFEVKAALTYLPGEGLAMALTQTFGVEFGKTKIGTDSSLVVIGVVSSLFFLGALEGIREGTVVAAVLVGYIVRFLHTRFFLLAQWLKGRNKK